The nucleotide window TTGTATGCACTGCGGTAACTCGGAAACTTTTGTTCGTTAAACATGGTGAAAAGCAGATGGCCCAGCCGGTTGGATGATGAGACCATCTATGTGTGTCAAGACAGGCCACTTAATTAACCGCTACAAAAGAATGGCAAGCGCCACATTGAGTGAACTTCCTCTGCGTCTCTCTATAGAGAGTTggggtgaaagaaaaaaaaaaaaaaaaggaggcaaATGTCACCATGGCGACCCTACGTGAAAGGCAGTTTcgatctgtgtgtgtgtgtgtgagctcGGGAGTGGTACAATGGAATGGGGCTTCCCCTTCACTTGCACTGCGGACGACAACGACGACATCAACGAGCGTCGGCTCTATACGACGCTGTAGTGTCTCATTTCACGGGGCCATGCACTTAGCAATAAGAGCAGTTCACTTGCACACACAACTGTCTCCGCCCTTCAGTCCATATCCATCGTAAAATAATAACAAGTTCCCCTCTCATTCTGTTGGATTCTAGCGCCTTCTCTTTATTCTCAGGGTTGGCTGGATCGGATCCATTCCTTATCTATCCTTCTCTCTTTTGGATGTGCTAGCCTTGGGCTGCTGGACCTCGATTTGTCCCATCTCGTTTTAGCTGGAGCGCTTCTCTTTCATTTTGCTGTTCAACTTGTCCTATTATTCGTTTCGGTTCCCCTCCCACTCCAAATGTCCACTGCGACATACGATATACACACTGTCAACTTTTCAAAGTGCGTGACTATACTGTGATAAACTCCTCCCTAGAGATCAGCCGTCGTGATTTTCATCTACGTAAAAAATTCCATGTCCGCTGGCCTCTTTGGGTTGGTAAAAAGTGATTTTCGGTTGCAATCTATTCTCGTCCATCCCCGACTCTAACAATAACGTATGGGATTCAACCTCCGTTATCCATCATCGTCGTCCCCTTATTgatcttatttttcctatCAATTATTTATATCTGAGCAATGATTTTTCAGAGATTTGCCCGTTTTTTCCCCCGTCCTTCATTGATAATTGAATTGGCAGTGATGCGAGCATGTCTTTGCCCACCGCTCATCAAGCGGTGTACTCTCACTGCAGGACAGACGTATCGACGAGCATTGTGTTGCTAAATGTATGTAGAAAATTGCCAGCAGTGGAACGTTGCGTTCTATTTTTCGTTCGACTGATAAGGCACGACAACGTTGATCTCCTATATcctattttcctttttatttttggtcgcctcccactcttttttttttttacaaagtcAGTTAGAACTGGATATAAATATATGTGCCCGAATGGTAGAGTACCGCATCCACTGGGAGGGCGCTATCGCGACCGAACTCTGCACCAGTCACGAATTCGTTTCTTTTATCCTCATCTATTGGGAAATGATTTACATTTTCACTACTCGCGTTCTTTGAAGGACTTTGGGAAAAACCCACGTCTCGCGTGTTGCCGCGCTTTAGAATCTCTGCAAACTGTTTATACGCAGGCGATGTTTCAcagttcaaaacaaaaaaaaaaatgtttttcaggCTTCCTTTTCGGCCGAGATCAACGAAAAGGATCTGCACATCAAAGCGCTAAAATATAAAATGGTGTGGGCAATCGATCGATTCTTCTCTCGTTTCAAGGGATAGGTAAAGCATCCTGTCCCAACAATGTACGACACCGAAAAAAATTGGCTTTCAATTGCCTAACCGAGTAAAACAATGTGACAGTGCATAGCAATTGATGTCGGGGTCAATTAAAACATCTACTTCATTCCAATAGCCACCGTTCGAACGTATAGAAAGCTCCACTCTGTGAAAACATGTGTCTATAACCACTAGATGTTCACGCTTATTTTGTTGGCCGTTGTTTCCTATTCGATTCCAAACTTTTCAGCGATTTCAATTCGACGTGACATAAACAAGACATCAGTGCCAACATATTCACACTTGATGGCGGACTGTGTGTATCGCGGGATAAACAAGACACATACGATAAAAAACAACCGGGCAAGAGCCAAGAAAGCggatcgattttttttttgaaggaacTCTCTAGGCATTTCTTGTTTAACTTCGTTTCGGCTGCAGATGAAACGAGAATAACAAGActcagggaaaaaaaaaagaaaaagaaaacaggagGGTGGCGGCAGTAGCAAAGGTTGTTGCTTCTCTATAGTTATTAGAactttccccccttttccttTTAATCTTCAACATTGTGTAGATACATTTAATGCTCCAATCAAAAACATTCCGTCGCTCTATGTAGTCCACCACAAAAGGTTTAATACGAGAAGGACGTTAACGGCCAGTATATATAAACACGAGTTGaaggaataagaaaaaagaattaaatctgtttcttttttctgatgGTGAGATGATGGCCGGCAACAAGTTTTTTGTTataattcttttcttcttagGCCTTTCccttcaaaattattttctccccccatagtttttcatttcttctatCCGTTATATttccagaaaagaaaatgtggtCAGTGGGAAGAACCAATCAGCATAATAAATGGGCACGCGGAGAGGCCCGGCTTATATCCAGCGAGAGAAAGAGGGTTTTATGTTTAAATATAATTACCCGAAAGCAAAATAGCCAAACCGGCGCCTCCATGACGACGGCAACcaagaaggggggggggggattatacttaagaaaatacaaaagaaaCTCCAGACTGACCATAGATCAGATTTATGCCTCTGAGTTATTGTCTTACCTTCCCCTCAGATTATTTGATCcgataccttttttttttttcctgttaaCCCGAGCGATATggattttcttgttgtttggtCTACCCGAACTAAAAtcttttcctcctttttctttttcaggacTCGCCAATGTTTTTCAATCCGTCTGTCTAATATGGTCTGCGTAGACGTTTATATATGTAGGTAAGGGCTACTTGACATTTTATTGCTTTCCGACTCATCTTTTCGTCTAGTGTGTGTACACTTATTCGTATTGCTGCGCTTGTGTCTATGTGCGTTGGTCTTGGTCTGCCATCCCTTTGGTGCTCTTCTGCACCGGATACCAGCACATAAAAAGCGAGAATCGACtcgaaagaaaagatgaaagacGCCTAGAAATGTCTATGGAACAAGAATCCCGTATCAAAGAATCCCCTTACAGTAGTACTACTTGTATGGAAAATAGCCCATTTCGCGTAGATTGAGACTGTCAACACTCATCATTTCTCGTCTCGGGCCAACGCGTTTCCTTTTTCTCGCTTTGTTTTGCTTTCGCTCGTTTACATAAACAGCAGTCTACCGTATGCTCTATCTGCTCGCATAACATTCCGCATGCCTGGCGCTGACGTGTCTATCTCGGTGGAATGGGCTCAGCTTAGCTCATCGCCTTATCCTTCACCGAAAACTTTTTTGCTCGGCTAACGCTGGCATTTCTCCGGCTCTATATAAACCAGCGTCGACTATCAGCGAAAGACAGTGTCAACTGGGAAATGGAGGAAATGGCGACGACTGCTTGTCATCGTCCTCTCGATCAGCCTTATGACCACGCCAGTGTACTATACGCACAACAACTTGCGAATggttatacacacacacgccgctgctgctgcttcttCTTTATAGCCCAGCCGTCTCATCACATCACTGAGTTTCTCGTCTAGTTGGACTTGAGGGCGCTTTTCGGCTCAATCCACACGGAGGGAATCGGATTTGGCACGCGTTGAAAAGTCACTGCTGATGTTCGcgtcttttttcctttcctccCACTCGCGCACAACGCTAATCCCTCTTTAAGTTCTAAATTTTTACTTGACGCCTAAAGCTTTCGTCGGCCAAAGTTGACAACAAAATTAGAGAATGTAACCAAAGCGGTTCATTTTctgaatatatatttttttcgacgtgtagttttaatttattattttttttttcgctttggAAGGAGGGTGCGGGAATTCGTTTTTCCGGGCTCGTGCACGAAATCAGCCATCGTTCACACCGGCACAAGCGCCAGTGACTGTGAAAGAGGGACGCAGGAGACCGAAAGCTGATGTCTCAGAGGAGATGGGATCCGAGTCACTGAATTCCCTTCTCTTCCCCAGAAACAGGGAAAAGCAATCATTGCACTATAAAAACTATTTTCAGCCTTCCTTTAACCATTCCAAAATAAAAGCCTCCCCCCTGCACCCTCACTCTTTGACCAGTTGCTTTTTTCTACTTCATCGAAACCCCTAACGGCTaacccctttttgttttctgttacAGAAAGAAGACGCTTACGTAATGAATAAAAAGGATCGCCTAGAGAATGACAGCTGCAACAAATACGAGGAAGACCTGACACTAACACGTAACGCAAATAATACGACggtaaataatttttgatAGAGTTCAGTACCTGATTTAGATGGCAGAAGCGAAGAGTGCGGCTGAGGAAGGTTCGTGTGCGACCGGAATCGAGTGCGTCTGAGAGCTGACTGCTTCCTCGCTCGCCGTTCGAAAAGACTTTTTAGTTTGGGAGGCAAGCGGGTGGAGAAAGGGGAGGATATGTTGCTGTTTGGCCCTCACTGACTGGTAAAGCTTCCTCTCCCGTCTGCGCCGTTAGAAGTGAGGAAAAACACGATCTTCTTGTGCGCGCCACCAATCACCGAACAGACGGGCCATTTCCGCCCAACGTTTGGCCAcgttcttttatttattttattcctttttttcgtttcccttttgtttgttttttgaaattttaaccACCATTTCAATTCTGAACGTAAACTGTCAAATAATCGCTTGTGATCCGTGTTTGTTTGAAAGCTACAGCAACAATGCCCTGGGAACGTTTAAAAGAAACGTAAATAAGCAGACAGATACACGACAGAAAGTAAATGGCGGGAACTAATCAAACGCCCGCTGGGTGGTTGTATTAGAAACGTACCCAGGTCCGCTGCGCTAATTAACGGCCTTCGCTGCTGGGCGTCGAGCTCATGGATAGCATGGTTTAGGGCCATCGGTATAGGCTATTGACTGGCCTGTGTCGTGCATTGcacgcaaaaaaataaataaaggaagGTTGATTGGGGACTACGTTGGATGGGATTCAAGGCAGTGCACAACAGCCGAATACAATGCAAACACAAGAACTGGGGTTTCAATAGAAGATCTCTCTCCCTCTTTGTATTTGCGACGAACTCCCGACAGAAAACCATATTGTGAGCTGAGCAAGAATAGGTACGTGCGTTAAAATAGAGAACGAATAGAGCAGGAATTCCGGTTTTGACAGCGATCGATAAACGAAGGGACGCTGCTGTGTTACAATTTTACAATTCAAACCAAACACGAGACATCTAGCGGACAGCATTCCTTACACATGATTCGTAAGTTTCAATCACTTTGTTAAATGATCCTCTACTCCGGGCGGCATCTACTAGTTGTTGGAGGCGATCGGGTACTGTTCGATGAGCTGCTTGTAGAATGAAGGCAAGGGCTTTGGTGTTGAGCGATTCGAGCAAACCAAGGAAATAGTCAATGGCAAACAAGTCGAGCTGTTTACGGAAACAATCGCCAACTATTTCGCTGTAATCAGATGCGCATTTGCTGAGCTCGTTTTCTCCGTCCACGTATGGCTCTAGTTTACTGCCAACGTGGCCCACCAACTCCAATATCTTACAATCAAGTGGTGCTGAACTGAAGGTGATGAAGAAGATCGTGACCGCTTGCACGGCACTTGCAGTTAAACTGGCCAATTCCTCCTCTGTGGAATCGCAGACGCTTTTCAGTAGAAAGGAAAAGTGAAACGATAAGAACGAATCAACACGGTCTCGCGCGTTCACTAAAACCAATAAAGTAAACTTAAAACAGCTTCCAACTGGATTAAAATAACGTATAAATACCGATTTCTATTTGCATAGGTTTATGTCTGCTGAAATTGTAAAACGCCGAAACCAGGGCGACAAATGAATCTCGAACCTCTAGTGGATAATCAAAAGCGATATCTGAGTTGCCACTTTGCAGTTGCTTTTGAGCTTCTATTATCCCACTAAGAATGTCTGAAACATCATAAATATGAATTAGCTTTTGACCACAAAAACAAGCATTAAAAAACCATACTTTTATATGGAACTTCTTCGTCATGTTTCATATGTCTAGTCAGGTTTTCAAGCAACTTAGCAGATCCAATTAACAACTCTTCTGCATAAaggaatttagaaaaaaaatattaataagtGTATGAAGGGGTGGTcagtgaagaaaacaatatgATGCAGAGATCATTATTACCATTTAGAGAGTTTTCAAGGATGAAGGCAACAGACATCCATAAGGCTTCATCATCAAGAAGACTACTGCAGGATTTATTGTCAGAATAGTGAATCAAATTATCTAGGAGCCGAACAATCTGGATAATTGTTTGGGAGTCTTCACTAGACATCAAGTTTACTACACCAGTCAGCAACTCACTATCCAATAGGATTTCATGGCCTATCTTTTGTTGGCAAGATAGGTTTGCTAGGATTCCAATTCCAATCTCctgtatttatatttttatgttcatttaaaaaaaatgcataataTGCACTCATTAACACCTTTACCGTTAATCTTGGGGCTACACTTTCTTCAATGACACATTTTGCTAAGGATAAAATGTCATGCTGAAATAAACAATGTGCAACTTCTTTATCTGCAGACATGTCCCACAACAAACACAGGTCTGTTTCCAAGGATTCATCCAGTTCAACTGCATTGCTCTCTTGAGTTTCAAAATTGTTATGGTTCTTTGAGTATGAAGGCAATTCCTGGACAGTGAAACTTGTTGAAACTATTTAACTTGTCTATTAGTTTTATACCTCAGTAAGTTTCATTAAAGTTTTCAAGATCCACGATTCCGAATACAACGTATCACCTATCGCATCTCCTTTAAGTCTTTCGTCATCTTCCGTTATTGCTTCACCATTTTCTTCAACACTGGATTCATCAGAGTTTTGCTTAGAAACGGACATTCTAAATTTCTaaccgagaaaaaaaaattgctgtcgAAAACTAACGACTGAAGCTAAAGCACTCTgagatttgtttgtttgtttgtttacaacatgaCGGTATTTCACCTCTTGCCGCTAGGAGAACTGACAGTGCCGTATGTTACACTGTAAGGTCGCTAGATGTCTATTCCTAACTTTTTAGTTGGAATGCGTGCAAACGAAAGCATGAATGTGCGTTTGaatgggaagaaaaaaagtaactTTAAGAATTTCCTGCCGATTCCACGGCATTTCATTATTTTCGAAAAATACTGGTGATGACATCACCAGCATGATCCTGTCTCCATCGCTCCCAACACATCGGTCTGTGAAGTGATTACAACGGCTAATTTTCTAGGGAATTCGTCAGCCCATTTTTGTGCAATGGATTCCACCGATTTTGCCAGGACCCATGTTTTGGGAATCTAACGAACGAAATTCTCATTTCTCTGCTACTGACAAATCAGTAAGCtcctaaataatttttttctccattcaATTTTCGAATTTCTTCTGCAGCTTTACGACCCAAGTTTGAGTGATCGTTTTGAGTTTAGTTGGCTCTATGTATTGTTAACTGTTGTAAAAATAGACCAGCACCTGAATGCAATAAATCAGAAATTACTGATGTATTGCTATTTCTTGTGGTCCTTTGTTCGTAATTGATTAAACGATGGATCGAAAAACAGTTTAGGTTGTTCAATTAAACAAATGCAACAaattttaacttttaattGCACTAGATTTCCCTTGTTCCTTTGAAATGTTAAGCATTTtggccgttttttaaataattggAACAAAAGTGCCTGTGGcgcaaaatatttgtttatcGGTTTCTTACGTTTATTGAAAAAACCTCAAGTCCAAGATAAAAACGAAATCTATTTTCttgatcctcgtcaaattttgagtggaaaacatgcatttttaactatatctagaatttgtcaaaaaatgaaaaagtgggaaggctatacccttctcacttttatcaaaatctgcaaaaattcacatctcttggaattcgctgaaaattATACGGTATAGTCGAAATTGAATGCAGATTTCAGAAAACATATTAGTTTCCCCATTAATTATATAATTTCTTAATAAGACGCAATTAAAGTGGTTATGGGTATGGCGCATCTGTTTTTAGTCCCAAGTAAAAtcgaaatagatttttgtgatcctcgttgatttttttatctaaATCATACATGTTCATGGTATGGACAAATGCAAGAAGATTGAACAAAATGCTAAAGcgcaacaaaagaataaaagactTCCAACTTCCGCCCACaaagatgtttaaggtatttgacatATCTGTaatcatgttaataaagtGACTGTTTTGGTATTCTTATATTTgcaggaaaaacctaaagttggagcttgatacatttttttctcatggaaagttttgtaaaacaaatggcaAACTGGTTAAATGAAActtgattcctttttttttaattcgttaattaatttttgtgtgtgtgtttttgttctGTTATGGTGGAACGGTGGAGAGAAAAGATGTTCGCGAATATGGGCAATTCGAGATCCAAGTAGAAACGGAGTGCATATTGTTTAAAGGCTTATAGACTGGTATTACTGACCAATGTTGACAGCGTAGACAAGGTTACAGAAAGGTTGCATTGATCTTAATGGCTGGTGTACAATTACAGGACGAAAAATGTCATCAGCTGACGGAACAGCTGACATGCCCATAAAAATTCTACGgagttagttatttctcccctagatgtcttgaaaatatacgggaaatgtcagctgtcccgtcagctgttccatttcgcGTGGCTTCTGACTGAGGATGGCTGCTGATACGAACTTCtctcttcttgaaattttaccACCTATGCCGTGTGTTTTGAGTTGCATCTGGTGAATTCAATCAATGCTgagttgttcaaggtattATGGTAAAAATTTATGTCAAAGAAACATCGTACCacttatattttaaattttttaaggaGGAACATGGCTTGGCTTTGCTAGCACGTTTTTCATCTCCGTTAGTCTGATATacccattttgtttcaaaggtGATACGTAAAAAGAGTAGTAGTTATttataatctttttttctatctaaaTCTCTTAAATTCTTGGAGGTGTCATCAGGTGATGttagaatttattgttaataCTTTAAGTTTCTTAAATCATGCTTTCAGGTCTTTGGGATGTACCTGATGTATTGTGGTGGCATCAAAATCATTCTATTTCCCTATTTAAATATCTTAGATTCTTGGATGTGTCATCACGTGATataagaatttattattaatagTTTAAGTTTTTGTAATCATGCTTTTAGGTCTTTATCACCTGATGTACTGTTGTGGCTGTGGAATCATTCAGTGACTTGGTTCAATCCAGGACTTGGTTTCTTCGAAAATGGTTTACAGTTTTAATTTGCAGAGATCCTGGAGGCACCTGATGTGTTTCATTGGCGTTGGAGTCACTCGGTGACAGAAGAGAATGCCTCTAATGTTATGTTGTcagtgtaaataaaacatattcAGTATCATTCTTGTATTTGTTGAATTATTACCTCTTTCAACGGAAACAAAGGAGTTAAAGATGGTAATGGTTAATTCCTTTTGTGATGCCACCACATGAAGTTAGTTtgtttcagtcattttttccttttttttattgccaagTGATTGCACTTGAAgtcaaatgaaacaaagaaaacaatttattcactGATGTTTCACCGACTGTGAAATCTTTTGAAATAAGTACTATTGAGATGGCGGGACTTCGATTGAAATAGGttgggaaaacaaacaatctaagtttatctttgattttgcataaattcgaataaagggaaatgaaataaacaagaagaatgaattaaaattaaaattgtttttattgtcccacctcctcccaacaattccaccactattttacataacAATACATACACAAATATATTTACACAAACATACATACACTTAACtataagttaacccgttggctgccaggccacgcaacccgtaggttgcttaaactacagtaGCTACGCATCGCGTCttaaggatcgcgaacaaggtgggacttgtccgaagacaagtccgggttGACACGGCGACGGAATCcattacagggaatgcacaccctcaggaatccgccaccgcatcgacaaagagaagtccctactggtgcattgcctaaagcgccttgcggcgaaggccattgcggccggtccctacaagctacaaaaaaaatgggacgcaaacggggtggcagccaacgggttaacttaaacataacaatgcaaaataaaacagtaCCAGAGCGACGATCCACGATGAATTCCCTACGGGAAAGGCGAAGGAGAAGCCAGCGACGAGGTAATGGCGTAAACAAAGACagcgaagacgacgagacggagagacggagatgaaggcgaagacgaccaaAACGACGAGACGGGGATGAAGGGGAAGACgaccaagacgacgagacagagatgaaggcgaagacgaccaaAACGACGAGACGAAGATGAAGACgaccaagacgacgagacagagatgaaggcgaagatgTCAACGAAGATAGCGATGAGGTGAAGTCGTTGACAACAACGgcaggaagacgaagaaaatgtagtTCTAAATTGATTAAACgtggcaaaaaaagaagtaagtgATTTTGAGCGGAAAATGGCATTTGTCtgataaaacgatgaaaaagacaaagaacttACGCGTGTGGTCCACTGGGGGCGAAACTACCGAAATTGTCAAAACGGCAGTGTTGTACCGAACGAACATGAATATTTGCAGTCCTATCACAGAAGTTTTTGTTACAATACAACAATGCTCCATAACatagaaacttaaaataccaaaaaatggagatgTTATTAAAGCCTATCCATGTGAGCTGGCTAAGTAACGGTGAGAAGAACTGCAGGATTAACAATGGAGATTTTCCATTTATACAAGAACGATTTATTAAAATGAGAAATCCAGATAATCcaccaaattaaaataccatggaAAGGCAATGATGATGAACCTTATTCAATGTTGGCATTCAGCAGActaagaagagaggaagagaagcctgtgtagagaaaattgttacagGTGTGTGTAGCGGAAGATTAGTAATGTTTTAAATACCACAATGAAGAGCTGACGGGAATTTTGCTAATCAgagaaacttggaaatctggaGACCTGGGATGCTGAAGGCTGATGGTTAGCAACACAAAGTAGATGAAGACTCTGTCGTTGACTGACAAGAGAACACATCACTAAGCTTAAACAAAAGGCTTGAGGTCCATTAACAGTACTTGAACTGGATGGTGATCTTTATCTAAGGAATAGTGGCCTTCTTAAAGTGCCAGGATCCCTTATTGTACattgatagcaggaatgcaggctgctggttcagcagctggcatagctgacaaggcgaaacaccaccacatacaaaaagcaatctatGTCAagggtttccttttcaatacatacccaacgatagcaatactgaatagataacaacataccgtaaattttttgatgaaaaatcctttgaaacacatAACAGGATAACGTAACAAACTTACGTTTAACTTGTCACTCAAAATCTCCATTATAGCCGCACATCCACGCCATCTAGAGTTTCAACCTAGAACCAAAAATTAaactttgttttgaattttgaaataagtacaatacttgcttttaagtaCTTGAATGTTTCTAATCTCTGATAgttgaattccaattttaggcaTAACATCCTAGAATATAAACTACTATAGTTGCAGCATGAaacgctaaacatttgtaggtaaaactgtcgtagctcgtaggatcagcctgtagtgttgaaagcaagaaaaacatggaATAATAGCTACCACACTCTAACGCATgcgagaaaagtatttgaaacTGTTAGAacaatacagttcattttttacttttttcagaTTGTCACGAAATTTTtccggaagtagccaatatctccggaaacagtgatcccataacaaaacgagtaggattttcgtgCTCCTTATTAAATTTGGATTGGGAATGACTAgcttttagccaaaagtcggatttgaccaaaatcgcgatttttcatgaacaCTTTATagttcaggaaaatttgcgatttttgacgattttggGGTATTTTGAGTTGATACATggagtcgaccccaaatttgacgaggatcacgaaaatgtgaatcttttttctgacagaccaacaaataaggagttattttgcatttttaaaccggaagtaaaaccggaagtCAAAATTTcagaaatctaaaaaatgaactttgttttcctttaaatggttaacaagattttgatagttgtaaaagtaaactagtgttaataaaagctatgcggtgttttaaaatttctaaaagtacaatttcaattcaattcaatttcacttaaatagacttgaatttTTTAGCATGATTATATATGCCcttacttacttggtatttaaTGAAAACCTGCAAACGAGATATGACAGTACTTGTCGAAACAATGTTttgggttctactagtatctggctgGATGCAGCTAGACTACGCAAGGCCCTTtcaatggttcgtctgctcacgaactgtCGCGTatgcgtgaatgaaaatgccatgaggaattacagttttatacttttattactctccATATATCCATGTATTGGTATTCTTCATGGATAAATCAACAAGTATCTCAATCAATCCCcctgaaaagtgaagaacatctctgggttttaagaataaagattGGTTGCCACTGTTAAACGCCACCTGCCAGTTCCAAGCACAGATTCATTGGGCAAAGCAACGGAAAGAGTCCATTCTTAAAACCGTCCACAACAGCCGAATACAATACAAACACAAGAACTGGGGTTTCAATAGAAGATCACTCTCCCTCTTTGTATTTGCGACGAACTCCGACAGAAAACCATATTGTGAGCTGAGCAAGAATAGGTACGTGCGTTAAAATAGAGAACGAATAGAGCAGGAATTCCGGTTTTGACAGCGATCGATAAACGAAGAGACGTTGCTGTGTTacaatttttcaattcaaacCAAACACGAGACATCTAGCGGACAGCATTCCTTACACACGATTCGTAAGTTTCAATCACTTTGTT belongs to Daphnia magna isolate NIES linkage group LG1, ASM2063170v1.1, whole genome shotgun sequence and includes:
- the LOC123466678 gene encoding protein SAAL1-like isoform X2, with amino-acid sequence MSVSKQNSDESSVEENGEAITEDDERLKGDAIGDTLYSESWILKTLMKLTENHNNFETQESNAVELDESLETDLCLLWDMSADKEVAHCLFQHDILSLAKCVIEESVAPRLTEIGIGILANLSCQQKIGHEILLDSELLTGVVNLMSSEDSQTIIQIVRLLDNLIHYSDNKSCSSLLDDEALWMSVAFILENSLNEELLIGSAKLLENLTRHMKHDEEVPYKNILSGIIEAQKQLQSGNSDIAFDYPLEVRDSFVALVSAFYNFSRHKPMQIEIVNARDRVDSFLSFHFSFLLKSVCDSTEEELASLTASAVQAVTIFFITFSSAPLDCKILELVGHVGSKLEPYVDGENELSKCASDYSEIVGDCFRKQLDLFAIDYFLGLLESLNTKALAFILQAAHRTVPDRLQQLVDAARSRGSFNKVIETYESCVRNAVR
- the LOC123466678 gene encoding protein SAAL1-like isoform X1 encodes the protein MSVSKQNSDESSVEENGEAITEDDERLKGDAIGDTLYSESWILKTLMKLTEELPSYSKNHNNFETQESNAVELDESLETDLCLLWDMSADKEVAHCLFQHDILSLAKCVIEESVAPRLTEIGIGILANLSCQQKIGHEILLDSELLTGVVNLMSSEDSQTIIQIVRLLDNLIHYSDNKSCSSLLDDEALWMSVAFILENSLNEELLIGSAKLLENLTRHMKHDEEVPYKNILSGIIEAQKQLQSGNSDIAFDYPLEVRDSFVALVSAFYNFSRHKPMQIEIVNARDRVDSFLSFHFSFLLKSVCDSTEEELASLTASAVQAVTIFFITFSSAPLDCKILELVGHVGSKLEPYVDGENELSKCASDYSEIVGDCFRKQLDLFAIDYFLGLLESLNTKALAFILQAAHRTVPDRLQQLVDAARSRGSFNKVIETYESCVRNAVR
- the LOC123466757 gene encoding uncharacterized protein LOC123466757 yields the protein MPTLNKVHHHCLSMFFSPLLSQLTWIGFNNISIFWTANIHVRSVQHCRFDNFGSFAPSGPHATTFSSSSCRCCQRLHLIAIFVDIFAFISVSSSWSSSSSSRRFGRLRLHLCLVVLVVFPFIPVSSFWSSSPSSPSLRLVVFAVFVYAITSSLASPSPFP